A window of the Tursiops truncatus isolate mTurTru1 chromosome 14, mTurTru1.mat.Y, whole genome shotgun sequence genome harbors these coding sequences:
- the CDC42EP3 gene encoding cdc42 effector protein 3, giving the protein MPAKTPIYLKAANNKKGKKFKLRDILSPDMISPPLGDFRHTIHIGKEGQHDVFGDISFLQGNYELLPGNQEKARMGQFPGHNEFFRANSTSDSMFTETPSPVLKNAISLPTIGGSQALMLPLLSPVTFSSKQESLGPGKLPRLSCEPVMEEKAPEESSLLENGTVHQGDVSWGSSGSASQSSQGRGSHSSSLSEQYPDWAAEDMFDHSAPCELVKEKTKSEESLSDLTGSLLSLQLDLGPSFLDEVLNVMDKNK; this is encoded by the coding sequence ATGCCAGCCAAGACCCCAATTTACCTGAAAGCTGCCAAtaacaagaaaggaaagaaatttaaactGAGGGACATCTTGTCTCCAGATATGATCAGCCCTCCCCTTGGAGACTTCCGCCACACCATTCACATTGGCAAAGAGGGCCAGCACGATGTCTTTGGAGACATTTCCTTTCTTCAAGGCAACTATGAGCTTCTACCTGGAAACCAGGAGAAAGCGCGCATGGGCCAGTTCCCTGGGCATAACGAGTTCTTCCGGGCCAACAGCACCTCCGACTCCATGTTCACAGAAACGCCCTCTCCGGTGCTCAAAAATGCCATCTCCCTCCCAACCATCGGAGGGTCCCAGGCACTCATGTTGCCCTTGTTGTCACCGGTGACATTCAGTTCCAAACAGGAGTCCTTAGGGCCGGGAAAGCTGCCCCGGCTTAGCTGTGAGCCGGTCATGGAGGAGAAGGCTCCGGAGGAAAGCAGCCTGTTGGAGAACGGGACGGTCCACCAGGGGGACGTCTCGTGGGGGTCCAGCGGGTCCGCATCCCAGTccagccagggcaggggcagccacTCCTCCAGCCTCTCCGAACAGTATCCCGACTGGGCGGCCGAGGACATGTTTGACCATTCCGCCCCGTGCGAGCTCGTCAAGGAAAAGACTAAATCAGAGGAGTCCCTCTCTGATCTCACGggttccctcctctccctgcagctCGATCTTGGGCCCTCATTTCTAGATGAGGTGCTGAATGTCATGGATAAAAATAAGTAA